A region from the Lycium barbarum isolate Lr01 chromosome 8, ASM1917538v2, whole genome shotgun sequence genome encodes:
- the LOC132606412 gene encoding uncharacterized protein LOC132606412 encodes MASTALSQTLFSTLNSHRKQPLVSTSHSLKTQFMKNKNEFITSCVSPDSDAVTKSETPIELRYPAFPTVMDINQIREILPHRFPFLLVDRVIEYNPGVSAVAIKNVTINDNFFPGHFPERPIMPGVLMVEAMAQVGGIVMLQPEVGGSRENFFFAGVDKVRFRKPVVAGDTLVMRMTLIKLQKRFGIAKMEGKAYVGEDVVCEGEFLMAMGSG; translated from the exons ATGGCTTCTACTGCCTTGTCACAAACTCTATTCTCCACTCTCAATTCTCACAGAAAACAACCACTTGTTTCAACATCACATTCCTTGAAAACccaattcatgaagaacaagaatgAGTTCATCACCAGCTGTGTCTCTCCTGACAGTGATGCAGTTACCAAATCTGAAACTCCAATTGAATTGA GATACCCAGCATTCCCTACTGTGATGGATATCAATCAGATTCGCGAGATTTTGCCTCATCG TTTTCCGTTTCTACTAGTGGATAGAGTGATTGAGTACAATCCGGGAGTGTCAGCTGTGGCTATCAAGAATGTGACAATTAATGATAACTTCTTTCCTGGTCATTTCCCTGAGAGGCCTATCATGCCTGGTGTCCTCATGGTTGAG GCAATGGCACAAGTTGGCGGCATCGTTATGCTGCAACCTGAAGTGGGAGGTTCCCGGGAGAATTTCTTTTTCGCTGGAGTAGACAAAGTAAGGTTCAGGAAGCCAGTGGTGGCTGGAGATACTTTGGTAATGAGAATGACACTGATCAAGCTGCAAAAACGTTTCGGAATAgcgaagatggaaggtaaggCATATGTAGGAGAAGATGTGGTTTGTGAGGGTGAGTTCTTGATGGCTATGGGCAGTGGTTGA
- the LOC132606413 gene encoding sulfate transporter 1.3-like, which translates to MSRRVTDNPEEMDTDISRVASSRRHSENLPYVHKVGVPPKPNLLKEITETVKETFFHDDPLRHFKDQSKTKKLVLGIQAVFPILDWGRSYNLSKFKGDLIAGLTIASLCIPQDIGYARLANLDPQYGLYSSFVPPLVYAFMGSSRDIAIGPVAVVSLLLGSMLQQEVDPVKQKLEYQRLAFTATFFAGITQFILGFFRLGFLIDFLSHAAIVGFMAGAAITISLQQLKGLLGIKKFTKETDIVSVMKSVFAAAHHGWNWQTIVIGVSFLAFLLAAKFIGKKNKKYFWVPAIAPLISVVLSTLFVFLFHAEKHGVQIVKHIDRGINPPSVKEIYFSGEYLAKGFRIGAIAGLIALTEAAAIGRTFAALKDYQIDGNKEMVALGTMNIVGSMTSCYVATGSFSRSAVNYMAGCQTAVSNIVMSCVVLLTLELITPLFKYTPNAILASIIISAVIGLIDVDAMTLLYKIDKFDFVACMGAFLGVVFDSVEIGLLIAVAISFAKILLQVTRPRIAVLGKVPRTTVYRNIQQYPEATKVPGILIVRVDSAIYFSNSNYMRDRILRWLTDEEEQIKETNQQKIQYLIVEMSPVTDIDTSGIHALEDLVKSLQKRNVELVLANPGQMVLDKLHASGFPDMIGEDKIFLTVADAVMTCAPKLEP; encoded by the exons CTGAAGAAATGGATACGGACATATCAAGAGTGGCTTCTTCACGGAGGCACTCAGAGAACTTGCCATATGTTCACAAAGTTGGTGTTCCGCCAAAACCAAATTTACTTAAGGAGATTACGGAAACTGTGAAGGAAACATTTTTTCATGATGATCCATTACGACATTTTAAGGACCAATCTAAGACAAAGAAATTGGTACTTGGGATTCAAGCTGTTTTTCCAATTCTTGATTGGGGAAGGTCTTATAATTTGTCCAAGTTTAAAGGTGATCTTATTGCTGGCCTTACTATAGCCAGTCTTTGTATCCCTCAG GATATTGGTTATGCAAGACTTGCAAATTTGGATCCTCAATATGGGCTAT ATAGTAGTTTTGTGCCACCTTTGGTTTATGCCTTCATGGGAAGTTCAAGAGATATTGCTATAGGGCCAGTGGCTGTGGTGTCTCTGTTGCTTGGAAGTATGCTTCAGCAAGAAGTTGATCCTGTTAAACAAAAACTGGAGTATCAGCGTCTTGCTTTCACTGCTACATTTTTTGCAGGCATTACTCAGTTCATTCTTGGATTTTTCAG GCTGGGTTTCTTGATTGACTTTCTATCTCATGCTGCCATTGTTGGCTTCATGGCTGGAGCAGCCATTACTATCAGCCTTCAACAACTGAAGGGTCTACTTGGCATAAAGAAATTCACAAAGGAAACCGACATTGTTTCTGTTATGAAATCAGTTTTTGCTGCAGCACATCATGGG TGGAACTGGCAGACTATTGTGATAGGAGTATCTTTCTTGGCTTTCCTTCTAGCTGCCAAGTTCATT GGAAAGAAGAACAAGAAATACTTTTGGGTGCCTGCAATTGCTCCGTTGATTTCTGTTGTCCTCTCAACGCTCTTTGTGTTTCTCTTCCATGCTGAAAAACATGGTGTCCAAATT GTAAAACACATCGATCGAGGGATCAATCCCCCATCAGTAAAGGAGATCTATTTCAGTGGTGAATATTTAGCCAAGGGATTCAGAATTGGTGCAATTGCTGGTTTGATAGCACTAACG GAGGCTGCAGCAATTGGAAGAACATTTGCAGCATTGAAGGATTACCAAATTGATGGGAACAAAGAAATGGTAGCTTTAGGAACAATGAATATAGTTGGCTCAATGACATCCTGCTATGTGGCTACTG GATCCTTTTCTCGTTCAGCAGTCAACTATATGGCTGGATGCCAAACGGCAGTCTCAAATATTGTCATGTCTTGTGTTGTGTTGCTAACTCTAGAACTGATTACACCATTGTTCAAATACACACCGAATGCTATACTGGCTTCCATCATCATATCTGCCGTTATCGGGTTGATAGATGTCGATGCAATGACTCTTCTGTATAAGATTGATAAGTTTGATTTCGTTGCTTGCATGGGAGCCTTCTTAGGGGTGGTTTTCGATTCTGTTGAGATAGGCCTCTTGATCGCG GTTGCTATATCATTTGCCAAAATCCTTCTCCAAGTTACAAGGCCTCGGATTGCTGTTCTTGGCAAGGTCCCGAGGACTACTGTATACAGAAACATACAACAATATCCGGAAGCAACAAAAGTCCCTGGCATTCTTATTGTGAGAGTTGATTCTGCTATCTATTTTTCCAACTCCAATTACATGAGGGACAG GATACTAAGATGGCTAACTGATGAAGAAGAACAAATAAAAGAAACTAATCAACAGAAGATCCAGTATTTAATAGTTGAAATGTCAC CTGTTACTGATATAGATACCAGTGgaattcatgccttagaagattTGGTCAagtccctccagaaaagaaaTGTTGAA CTTGTTCTGGCAAATCCGGGGCAAATGGTGCTCGACAAACTTCATGCATCTGGTTTTCCAGACATGATTGGAGAAGACAAGATTTTCCTAACCGTGGCAGATGCTGTCATGACATGTGCTCCAAAATTGGAGCCTTGA
- the LOC132606411 gene encoding uncharacterized protein LOC132606411, with protein MDFQLNSQISNDSPPSSSTASSTVQTPSTSNHVPPISSNNNDPMHSWWESISKARSRIHLLSSLLPNNDSTAALADSDRPARSLLLSSSAYFSISNSLSTPTSGSGDDPLCHWLYDTFLSSDTDLRLVVLSFIPILTSVYLTRIHNSSSNTSLSGFEAVLLALYANEAKSRGGKPVVVSIPDLSQPSLYHSPRKTNPISGKSNPRLDKVQNRNLVGVLSPVLEHQIAVKSTKRACIVGVALDSYYKQISHMPSWSKLDFCRFASDWAGQDCVCVSEFDDESDGNSENSVEISNGDLVGGMENLGIEDGYDELRPKGVRIPLPWELLQPVIRILGHCLLGPLNAEDVKDAASLAVKRLYARASHELNPQAILATRSLIQLDRRGRDAVKVAAAASAVMSNATTPSKAKKPEILLVSK; from the coding sequence ATGGATTTCCAACTGAATTCCCAAATCTCAAATGATTCCCCTCCTTCTTCCTCCACCGCATCCTCCACCGTCCAAACACCCTCCACTTCCAACCACGTCCCTCCGATCTCCAGCAACAATAACGACCCAATGCATTCTTGGTGGGAATCTATCTCCAAAGCCCGTTCTCGCATACACCTCCTCTCCTCCCTCCTCCCCAACAATGACTCCACCGCTGCCCTAGCTGACTCTGACCGTCCTGCCCGTTCTCTTCTCCTCTCTTCATCGGCCTACTTTTCCATCTCTAATTCCCTTTCTACCCCTACTTCCGGGTCAGGTGATGACCCCCTTTGTCACTGGCTTTACGACACTTTTCTTTCCTCCGATACTGATCTACGCCTTGTTGTTCTTTCATTTATCCCCATTTTAACCTCAGTCTATCTCACCCGAATTCACAACTCTTCTAGTAATACTTCTCTTTCGGGTTTTGAAGCTGTTCTTCTTGCTCTTTACGCTAATGAAGCGAAATCACGTGGTGGTAAACCAGTAGTTGTCTCGATACCGGATCTTTCTCAGCCTTCTTTGTATCATAGTCCAAGAAAAACAAACCCCATTTCGGGGAAATCGAATCCTAGGTTGGATAAAGTCCAGAATCGTAATTTGGTCGGAGTTTTATCGCCCGTTCTGGAACATCAAATTGCTGTGAAATCAACTAAACGTGCTTGTATTGTTGGGGTTGCTTTAGATTCTTATTATAAACAGATTTCACATATGCCAAGTTGGTCAAAATTGGATTTCTGTAGGTTTGCTAGTGATTGGGCTGGTCAAGATTGTGTTTGCGTTTCGGAGTTTGATGATGAAAGTGATGGGAATTCGGAGAATTCTGTCGAGATTAGTAACGGGGATTTGGTGGGAGGGATGGAGAATTTGGGAATTGAAGATGGATATGATGAATTAAGGCCAAAAGGTGTAAGAATTCCACTACCATGGGAGTTATTGCAACCTGTGATAAGGATATTGGGGCATTGTTTGTTGGGTCCTTTGAATGCTGAGGATGTGAAGGATGCTGCTTCATTGGCGGTGAAACGGTTGTATGCAAGGGCTTCACATGAGTTGAATCCGCAGGCGATTTTGGCAACTCGGAGTTTGATTCAGCTTGATAGGAGAGGTCGTGACGCAGTTAAGGTAGCTGCTGCTGCAAGTGCTGTTATGTCAAATGCTACTACGCCGAGTAAAGCTAAAAAGCCGGAGATCCTTTTGGTTTCTAAATGA